From Populus alba chromosome 16, ASM523922v2, whole genome shotgun sequence:
GTTATGCATGTGccataaagttatttttaataatatttaatatatgaacAATAATACCTctagataattttgatattgacaaaaaaaatatcatggtaAAAGGATCAAAAAGCTTTGTAGGAGAgtttagttgatttttatttcaagataataaagtaatttaattatttaaaaaaatgaaaaagaacaaaaacatttaGCCCCGGGAGTATAGCTTAGGAGTACTTTGTTCTTGGCGTGCTCTGCCAAGACTGTGTGATGAGGCCAGGTTATTGGATCCCAGGACGATGGACGGACGGTCTAGTCCATTGGCATAACCTGGATGAAAGATGGTCATGATTAACATAGATGGAATGATTTATATCTAACACAAACACTTaaacaaactttaaaaaatgcaTCATTTGTTaaaagctttatatatatattgaaaaaatagtattttttataaattaaccaataaaaaaagaaaatctcatAAACCGATATTTTTATGGATGGATCCCTTCTCCTTCTCGAGACCTATTTGTTATtctgaaagagagaaaaaagccCAAACCATGAGGAACAAGAAGCCCAGCAGAGGCTTAAATTCCTCAGGCTGAACAGAACTCTGTTGATTCCCCTGCGCTATAAAAAGCAGTCTTGCATTTCTCATCCCATGCATCCTCTCACTCTCATTTCTCAAAGATCACAATCACCCCGCTCTCTCTCCCTTTCGAACCTGAGACTTCGCCAGAAAACCACCCTGCAAATTAcctgctttctttctttttccaaaacaaACCATCCTCCTTATCAAGAAAACTTCCCTAACACTCCATAACCCTATTCAAGAAACCAACAAATTCACTCGAATTAAACCCATTGAAGATCAAGATCGAACCACAATAAGCTTCATCCATGGCAGATGAACTGGACCAAGAATCCGAAGCTCGACTTCAGTACCCAACAGACCCAACTGCATACAGACTCTTGGAAGAGATTGGCGGTACTGGTTCTAGCGCCACAGTTCACAAAGCAATATGTATCCACAACATCAGCAAGTCAACTTTCGTTGCAATCAGAATCTTTGATCTTGAGCAATATCCAGCCGATTTTGATGGTCTCAGACGTGAAACCAAAACCATGTTACTTCATTCACACCCTAACGTTCTTGCATCCCATCTTTCTTTTGCTGTTGATAGGTATCTTTGGGTGGTTATGCCTTACATGTCTGCTGGCTCTCTCCAGCCTATAATCTCTTCTCACTTCCCCGACGGACTACCAGAGCTAAGCATCGCAATAATTCTCAAAGAAACCCTCCAGGGATTGTGTTATATTCATGATCAAGGCCGTATACACACAGATATCAAGGCAGGCAACATTCTTATAGACACAGAAAATGGCAGCATAAAACTTGCAGATCGTGGCAAATCGGTCTCGATTTACGACTTAAGAAGCGTTGTGGGATCATCCCCATTGTCCCCCTCATCAAGAATGAGGTTGACTGATGTTGCAGGGACCCCATATTGGATGGCACCAGAGGTTATACATGACTTAGATGCAGGTTATAGTCTCAAGGCTGATATATGGTCTTTTGGTATTACTGCATTGGAAATAGCCTATGGTCGACCTCCTTTCTCTGACCTTCCTCCATCGAAGTCTTTGATCATGAAGATAAATAAGAGGCTTGGGTTCTCTAATTATCATGAAGAGAAGCACAAGAAAGATTTCAAGAACAAGAAgttctcaaaagaatttaaagataTGGTTGCTTCTTGTCTTGATCAAGACCCTTCAAAGAGACCTTCTGCTGATCAGCTTTTAGAGTATTCTTTCTTCAAGAACTGTAGAGGATTAGACTTTTTGATCAAGAAGGTTTTCGATGGGTTACCTAATGTTGAAGACACATTCAAAGAACTCAAGGCTTTACAAGGGACACCAAACCAGATTACTGCTGGCACTgatgttgaagaagaagaagagcgtCCTGAATCAGTTGGTCCAAGTGAGAAGACTAGATGGATCAGTGGTTGGAAACTAAATGAGTATGAATTCAATCTTGTCCCGGAATTCAGTAGTGATTCGGAAGATGATTCATTTGTGAAAATGGTTCGTTTTGGGGGTGAAACAATCATTCCGGACACGAACATTGGGTTCAGTGTGGCGTCTATCGGGTCAAGTGACTTGGAGGGTTCAGTGGAGGATCATACTGGTGAAAACATGAGCGGAATAGAAGGAATCGTTGAGGACTTTAATCAAGAGCGGATAGTGTTAGAGGGTTTAATGGCATTAAAGAGGAGTTTGGATGAGCAGAGAAGGCAAGTAGCAAGCATAATTACTCTGTTGGGCGGGGAGGCTGATGGAGAGGAACAATTGGTGCAGAGGATTGAGAATCTGAAGAGGGAGCTGGACCTTGAGAAGGAAAAGAACCTGAAGTTGGAGATGGAattggaaaatattaaaattgtgaTTTCTGGTGCAAATAATGACGcttcttctgctgctgctgctgatgatgatgatgatgatgcagcATTTGATGATATTGACTGATTAGAAGATGGGTATTTTGGTATGCCAAGCTTCTGGTTTCCTGTGCTATGAGAGAGATTTTTTCAACTTCtctttggttttgtttgttCTGTTTTAGCAAACGTTAAAAACAAATTGCCTCTTCTGCCACTTTCTTATACAATatgatcttttgtttttaaagtctGATGCAGTGCTTTCATGAGTTGCATCCTGATGTTGGGTTCAGCCTCCGAGAGGAGCTAAATTCACATCaggatgtgaaaaaaaattgcgTTTTGTGTTAGTATTATCTTCGAGCAGATGCATTTATTTTGTGCTTTTGGTAGAAGTTGACGTAGAATTCAGcataatataagaaaatttcacacacatatatttagggacttgccttatctccatacaatttattaataaatgttgCAGACACCATGGATTCCTCAGACTTGAATTTGGCCAAGATTAATACTTGGCAGTTTCATGGAGTTTCATGTCAATGATATCCAAATCGGATGGATATTTGTCTGATATGACTTGAATGGCTAGGTTATTttagattaaagaaaataattttggtttggatttgaataaaattgaaaaattaatatttgtggTTATAGTTTTATGTTATTCAATCAAAAACCCATATCGTGtctataatattgtttttaatttattattgaaattatagataaataataTATGGTGTTTTGtactttataattctttttatttgagtaATTGTATTTGTACAACTTAGACATATTTAGAAGTATAattagtggttttttttaaaaaatatttttatgttgaaatgtattaaaataatatttttttttattttttagaattagtacattaaaacaatctaaaatatatataaaataaaatttttgataaaaaaatttaaactttttaaaataagttaggCCGCGTTTGatgtttaatataattaatatcaagTAAGCGTACAAGTActttatatgttattttctctaaaaatattaaaaataaaacaatatcattaattttgGACTAATTAACTAGACAAAGAGTTTGCTGCCACATTAGAATTCTAATAACAAAAATGATGAAGGTATTTATTGATCCAATTTTATGAGTATAGgtaaacaaatagaaaaaaaaaaatatcaatgcaggtaattaatagaaaaaatcatgaagtaaaGGTTCTCGAAACAAAAATGTAACCCAAGGTTGGGAAGGTACTCAAATTAGACCTAAAAaggattgatttttaatttttagtattttccttgataattgtttttttctctttattttcctaGCTATTTTtgagtttccttttctttccaaatTAGGTTAGTTAAATACtaataattcttattttttattatttattgattttgtttccaATACCATTTAGAAAGTTCAGGCAGTTGCTGTCATTTATGATTTACTacttgatattgtttttatagatTGGAATATGGCATAATGAGTCTGTTAATATTGATGTCATCTAATAATCCTTATTTCTGTAATAAATTAGTGAAGCACATACAATTCACATATTTTCTTtctcgtttttttctttttattttaatgtcaaaAGACGAGGtgtagtgtttttaattttaaaatatattaaaataatattgtttttattttaaaaaatttatttttagtattattacatcaaaataatacaaaaaaataataatttataacaaaaacaaaaatcaataatttttaaaatttgttccaTTCCTTCCAGCTGgttaatttgaatatatttaataatgggTTGGGCCAACGGTGTTTAAATAAGCTATGTGATGGTTTTCATGTCATGTTATGGGCCCAAACTTGAGAAACCTAATGGAAATTCCTAAACACAATTTCAAAAGTGAAGGTCTTCCgaaaataattaactttttgTCAGATTTTAAACCGGTTTGGGAACATGACTAGAAAACAATATGGCGATTTTGAGgagtgtattttaattaattagtttttaaatttattttttaaaaattattaatttaagttttataaatctcaTGATCACTTAAAACTTATATAGATACACTCAAATTAACCCaaacacctatattaataattaaaataaaaaacagaaaagaaaagaatatgagTTGTTGAATAGAGTTAACTCCCAAGTCACCATGTAaagctattttattttgtttttcttttaaaaagaaatttttttgaaattaactgGATGAGattctattaaattaaattattttataatttaatttaatagaacCAATCAAATTCATTGGAttaaaaccttattttttttcaacttaaaaaacccTGTGTAGATCAACCTTTGAGTCGCATATTTCTCAAATCAATTTCCCAAACTGAGCTGTTCTAACAACTATTCCCATGATAATCCATCCCATTAATATCCCTATGGTTCTGACAATTTTAGCTAAATAAATTACGGTTTCCATCCTTTGTTTGGTGGAAAACTGGATTATTGTGTAAGAATAATATCAACCAAGACAGAATTTGATAAGTGGCAATAtgatccaaaataaattatggttttgacTTCCAGTCATTATTTGAATACTGGACGTAATGGCAACATAACATCGAATGCCGCGACATGAATCGGTGACTTCTTATTTCAGCTTTTCATCCATCTGGGTTCACGGCAGACTCTCAGAAAATCAGGATATAGCAtaagatagaaaaatattgggaaaatataatatttttactcaACCGCTAACGGAAacgtggttttattttttatttttaaaaaaagctaataaaAATAGTGGTTGTGTTAAATAACTGCCGTTGTTATTAGCAAATGATAACAGTATTTCTTCAAACAAACTGCCAAGCACTCGTCTGGAAGAGTGTTCTGTTTCTTGTAACAACGGAGAAAAACTGGTTCTTGAAGATACTGAATTTTACCTCATACGTAGCTGGTTCAAAACACCGTCTTTGAGTCCTATTATCTGAGCAGGTGGTATTTATCTCTAATTTATCAGCATTTCTGTCCTAATTTATCTCTAATTTATGGCACAGGTAAGGAAGGTTTCTGATTGCTAGATTAAAACCCATATGTAGTTCTTATCTGTCTCTGTTCTACTGGATTTCGGTTTAGATATAGTGTGTGcattcacttttatttatttcttgggATTCCTGTTTCTTTCTGGCAAGCATACTGTTGTTTGTTAgcacatgaaaaaaaaggacAGGGAAGGCTACTACAAGGGACATGTCTTGGCCTCCCACGGACCATATGCAGTAGAATCATAATTCCATGGCTGCAAATAACTGTCAACAGAATCCACggtgtttatattaaaatcacGCAATTCTGAAACGtgattatattaaaatcatgatttaaaataaccgtttttaaaaaaaattatattatttttcctaaACTTTTTCAAACtgtaattcttaaaaaaatattcttggaaGCTAGACAG
This genomic window contains:
- the LOC118051257 gene encoding serine/threonine-protein kinase BLUS1, which translates into the protein MADELDQESEARLQYPTDPTAYRLLEEIGGTGSSATVHKAICIHNISKSTFVAIRIFDLEQYPADFDGLRRETKTMLLHSHPNVLASHLSFAVDRYLWVVMPYMSAGSLQPIISSHFPDGLPELSIAIILKETLQGLCYIHDQGRIHTDIKAGNILIDTENGSIKLADRGKSVSIYDLRSVVGSSPLSPSSRMRLTDVAGTPYWMAPEVIHDLDAGYSLKADIWSFGITALEIAYGRPPFSDLPPSKSLIMKINKRLGFSNYHEEKHKKDFKNKKFSKEFKDMVASCLDQDPSKRPSADQLLEYSFFKNCRGLDFLIKKVFDGLPNVEDTFKELKALQGTPNQITAGTDVEEEEERPESVGPSEKTRWISGWKLNEYEFNLVPEFSSDSEDDSFVKMVRFGGETIIPDTNIGFSVASIGSSDLEGSVEDHTGENMSGIEGIVEDFNQERIVLEGLMALKRSLDEQRRQVASIITLLGGEADGEEQLVQRIENLKRELDLEKEKNLKLEMELENIKIVISGANNDASSAAAADDDDDDAAFDDID